The following are encoded together in the Anaerostipes caccae L1-92 genome:
- a CDS encoding phage tail tape measure protein → MPDGSIEIEVELNSEKAEKELKQLSRTLDTETKKAAKSAETATKQAAKSAETSVKQASKTTEQAAKKAGKTAETAAKQAGEKASQSTKKAGEEQKRSYKQTEAQAKKSAENAEKYWSGAASKIKPAVSTGMKATGAAVIAGGAASLKASISFESAFAGVKKTVNATDKELNIMRKDILNMSKEMPTSANEIAGVAEAAGQLGIKTKNIAGFSKTMVMLGDSTNMSADTAATSLARLANITRMPQTQFGRLGSVIVDLGNNLATTEQEITDMALRLAGAGHQVGMSEADILSFAGALSSVGIEAEAGGTAFSTLMSKMNLATTKGGDELNDFAKVSGMTADQFKKAFKEDAAGAIISFIQGLDKVNKSGGSAIKVLDDMGLSDIRMRDALLRAAGASGTFTEALKIGNNAWNENKALTNEAGQRYKTLESRIKILGNKFTALGIAVGDELKGPLADGVAAASDAIGGLADQIEAHGLKSIIPKETITTVKNLGSAAKTVAGGGLKVLGSAAKFLGENMQTALPLATSLLVVLKGYKAAQAVSGSVSALGTALKALNALEKANAITLVAQQGGLTALQTVVGIFTGKITLATAATGAFNAACTALGGPIGMVVLAAGALTAGIAAYALTVPRAETEADKFGKTCERVKKAQDDMGASIKSLHKENEKTVESTRAQGVEADNLFNQLQRLIKVENKSAGTKARIKSVVKELNDLMPELGLKYDAERDKLNKSTEAIKNNIDALKEQAMAKAYQAGMEKSAKKVAEAEIEHEKAINNQTEALRRRDKAQEKFNKLKDKYGLGSGNLELQKAGAALDRYNQALDDADDAVDKSKKNMESAYGELGTWTDKFTAQTNFNDFKANLDNLAKEAGIKASKIPESIGKGIQDGIYANPTTGKELKQLIKLDDLVNSEDLAKMQEAGMKIPEYLSQGMADGSISFKAAAQQLKNGINWSDMIEKAKSEGVQVPNSIAEGIQSGEYAVPTSVSAVKNLVNFEDLKAKAQNGGIQVPEYLANGITSGSMKPAEAAKALANLMDFQAAVDKAGLQGAQIPTELATKVAQGKTSVDNAVTQMMSGQGLSTDTFGVKNVIDGVAKSTGDSAKKIETNMKVKPVDNSGAASSSFKPFKTESAKAVGETKKNTDSIKKNSKIPATNNSGAGKKTESSFTNELSKGAGKAKAATAKVSSSAASGFSGGASKAKAAGAKLSSAYVSGISSKNGQATAKGKELSSKTASGVIANKGKIKTAAQSAVNGAKKVSTGGFNSVGKNISSGIASGINANSGVVSSAARKVIQQAKAAAEAEAGIHSPSTLFKNAIGKFLTLGIASGMTDNAGKAAKAAMKVINVTIGAAKKGIPSPGKMFKILKGETIPKGIAKGVREGQSELVAEMQGVISTALSAAKNATYKGNYSEIGSNLLSGLSDSLSIAKQRSSETVQQIIDQAYNKQVKASEKAEAKLQKRIDKLGNKKENKKKKAKLKQELKDLKAANAKKEKQLKEAGEKAANAYNTAFEKEADRLTKIAEEKIQELSEKYQEQYNEIKSLRDNLTSKQQSYGSLYDLDQNLYDIEDYQKRLKALENKIPDSMMQRILGMDVEEGRQYMAWFQSLTAAEQKAYTDKWNKQQSMAESFSESFFKDDFEKINKEYQAAIKKETDNLNAEMKKAGANVAKGLAAGITGETRNLSKAMKKLCKDIVKAAKKELKIKSPSRVFAQIGKFTIQGAEKGQEKEAPRLYRQVETVADTMAARFAKAKLNIPELQSRMQTAVSKQMGKITASVQPQVVYAGGGTTTIEKTVYTGPEKIEVVTNIEGREAARTLAPFMDSRLNSMADRKARGGV, encoded by the coding sequence ATGCCTGACGGAAGTATTGAAATCGAAGTTGAGTTAAATTCGGAAAAAGCCGAAAAAGAACTCAAACAACTATCGAGAACACTGGACACAGAGACGAAAAAAGCGGCGAAATCCGCAGAAACTGCGACCAAGCAGGCGGCAAAGTCCGCAGAAACCTCTGTAAAACAAGCAAGCAAAACAACAGAACAGGCGGCAAAAAAAGCCGGGAAGACAGCGGAAACAGCCGCAAAGCAAGCCGGAGAGAAAGCCTCGCAGAGCACGAAAAAGGCCGGAGAGGAACAGAAGCGGTCTTATAAGCAAACGGAGGCACAAGCGAAGAAAAGTGCGGAAAATGCAGAGAAATATTGGTCTGGTGCTGCCAGCAAGATAAAACCTGCGGTATCTACCGGAATGAAAGCAACCGGAGCCGCAGTTATTGCGGGCGGTGCGGCATCTTTGAAAGCAAGTATTTCGTTTGAAAGTGCTTTTGCTGGTGTAAAAAAGACAGTAAATGCCACGGATAAAGAACTGAATATCATGCGAAAAGACATTTTAAATATGTCGAAAGAGATGCCAACCTCTGCAAATGAGATCGCAGGGGTAGCAGAGGCAGCCGGACAGCTTGGCATTAAGACGAAGAATATCGCAGGATTCTCTAAAACCATGGTTATGCTTGGAGATTCTACGAACATGTCCGCAGATACGGCGGCAACCTCTCTGGCAAGGCTGGCAAACATCACACGGATGCCACAGACGCAGTTTGGACGGCTGGGATCTGTAATTGTAGATTTAGGAAATAATCTGGCCACAACAGAGCAAGAGATTACGGATATGGCTCTTAGACTTGCAGGAGCTGGACATCAGGTTGGAATGTCAGAAGCAGATATACTTTCCTTTGCTGGGGCGTTATCTTCTGTAGGGATCGAGGCAGAAGCTGGTGGAACGGCATTTTCTACCCTAATGTCGAAAATGAATCTTGCAACTACCAAGGGCGGTGACGAATTAAACGACTTTGCGAAAGTGTCTGGCATGACGGCGGATCAGTTCAAAAAGGCATTTAAAGAAGATGCAGCAGGAGCTATTATTTCCTTCATCCAAGGCTTGGATAAGGTAAATAAGAGTGGCGGCAGTGCAATAAAAGTCCTGGACGATATGGGGCTTTCCGATATCCGTATGAGGGATGCACTGTTAAGAGCAGCGGGAGCATCTGGGACATTTACAGAAGCCTTAAAGATCGGCAATAATGCGTGGAACGAAAATAAGGCCCTTACGAACGAAGCTGGGCAGCGGTACAAGACGCTAGAAAGTCGGATCAAAATACTTGGAAATAAGTTTACTGCGCTCGGAATTGCAGTGGGAGATGAACTCAAAGGACCGCTTGCGGATGGAGTGGCAGCGGCATCGGATGCGATCGGAGGACTGGCGGACCAGATAGAAGCGCACGGGCTTAAATCCATCATTCCGAAAGAGACGATTACCACGGTCAAAAATCTTGGCTCTGCGGCAAAGACAGTCGCAGGTGGCGGTCTGAAAGTATTGGGATCTGCGGCGAAGTTCCTAGGAGAGAACATGCAGACGGCACTTCCGTTAGCAACAAGTCTTTTGGTTGTGCTTAAAGGCTACAAAGCTGCACAGGCCGTTTCTGGAAGTGTAAGCGCACTGGGGACAGCATTAAAAGCACTCAATGCTCTGGAAAAAGCGAACGCAATCACTCTTGTGGCACAGCAGGGAGGACTTACAGCATTACAGACTGTGGTTGGAATTTTTACGGGGAAGATTACACTTGCTACAGCGGCAACGGGAGCCTTTAATGCTGCATGTACTGCCCTTGGTGGACCCATCGGCATGGTCGTACTGGCAGCAGGGGCCTTGACAGCAGGGATTGCAGCATATGCCTTGACTGTTCCACGGGCAGAGACAGAAGCCGATAAGTTTGGAAAGACTTGTGAAAGAGTGAAGAAAGCACAGGATGATATGGGAGCATCCATAAAGTCACTTCACAAAGAGAATGAAAAAACTGTGGAATCTACCAGAGCACAGGGAGTAGAAGCGGATAACCTGTTTAACCAGCTACAAAGGTTAATAAAGGTAGAAAATAAGAGCGCAGGGACAAAGGCAAGGATAAAAAGTGTTGTAAAAGAACTGAACGATCTCATGCCAGAACTTGGGCTAAAGTATGACGCAGAGAGAGATAAGTTAAATAAGTCCACAGAAGCAATAAAAAATAATATTGATGCTCTGAAAGAACAAGCAATGGCAAAGGCTTATCAGGCTGGAATGGAAAAATCAGCGAAAAAGGTTGCCGAGGCAGAAATAGAGCATGAAAAAGCAATCAATAATCAAACAGAAGCGTTGCGAAGGCGCGATAAAGCGCAAGAGAAGTTTAACAAACTGAAGGATAAATATGGTCTTGGGTCTGGGAATCTGGAACTTCAGAAGGCAGGAGCTGCTCTGGATAGATATAATCAAGCTTTAGATGATGCAGACGATGCTGTAGATAAAAGTAAAAAGAACATGGAGTCCGCATATGGTGAGTTGGGAACATGGACGGATAAATTTACCGCGCAAACAAACTTCAATGATTTCAAGGCGAACCTGGATAATCTTGCTAAAGAGGCAGGAATAAAAGCATCTAAAATACCGGAATCCATTGGGAAAGGGATTCAGGATGGTATCTATGCTAATCCGACGACCGGAAAAGAACTAAAACAGCTAATAAAGCTGGATGATCTGGTAAACAGCGAAGATCTTGCAAAGATGCAAGAAGCTGGAATGAAGATACCGGAGTATCTGTCACAGGGTATGGCAGACGGGTCTATTTCCTTTAAGGCAGCAGCACAACAGTTGAAAAATGGAATCAACTGGTCTGACATGATTGAAAAGGCAAAATCTGAGGGTGTGCAAGTTCCGAACAGTATTGCAGAGGGAATCCAGTCGGGTGAGTATGCGGTACCGACCTCGGTATCAGCAGTAAAGAATCTCGTGAATTTTGAGGATTTAAAGGCAAAGGCACAAAATGGTGGTATTCAGGTACCGGAATATTTGGCTAATGGAATTACTTCTGGAAGTATGAAGCCAGCAGAAGCAGCAAAAGCATTAGCAAATCTGATGGATTTCCAGGCAGCGGTTGATAAGGCAGGACTACAAGGGGCACAGATCCCTACAGAGTTGGCTACAAAGGTAGCGCAAGGAAAGACCAGCGTAGACAATGCAGTCACTCAAATGATGAGCGGTCAGGGATTATCAACAGACACCTTTGGTGTAAAGAACGTTATTGACGGCGTAGCAAAAAGCACAGGAGACTCTGCAAAGAAAATAGAAACAAATATGAAGGTGAAGCCTGTAGACAACAGTGGTGCGGCTTCATCTTCTTTTAAACCTTTTAAAACAGAATCGGCTAAGGCAGTCGGAGAAACAAAGAAAAATACCGATTCAATCAAGAAAAATTCAAAAATTCCAGCGACGAATAACTCAGGCGCGGGAAAAAAAACAGAGAGTTCTTTTACGAATGAACTTTCAAAGGGCGCAGGGAAGGCCAAGGCGGCAACTGCAAAAGTGAGTAGTTCTGCAGCAAGCGGATTTTCTGGCGGTGCCTCTAAGGCCAAGGCGGCAGGAGCGAAGCTAAGCAGCGCATATGTCTCTGGCATTTCTTCCAAGAACGGGCAGGCTACCGCAAAAGGAAAAGAGCTTTCAAGCAAAACTGCCAGCGGCGTGATTGCAAACAAAGGAAAGATCAAGACGGCGGCGCAGAGTGCTGTGAATGGAGCGAAGAAAGTAAGCACAGGTGGATTCAATAGTGTCGGAAAGAACATTTCCTCTGGAATCGCCTCCGGAATCAATGCGAACTCCGGCGTTGTTTCTTCTGCGGCACGGAAGGTAATTCAGCAGGCCAAGGCAGCGGCAGAAGCAGAGGCTGGCATCCATTCTCCATCTACTCTGTTTAAAAATGCAATCGGAAAATTCCTTACTCTTGGTATAGCATCCGGAATGACGGATAATGCCGGGAAAGCAGCAAAAGCAGCCATGAAGGTGATAAATGTAACAATAGGCGCTGCGAAGAAAGGCATCCCGTCACCAGGGAAGATGTTCAAAATCCTAAAAGGTGAAACGATCCCGAAAGGCATTGCAAAGGGTGTCAGAGAGGGGCAGAGTGAGCTTGTAGCAGAAATGCAAGGAGTCATTTCTACAGCACTGTCTGCGGCAAAGAATGCTACATATAAAGGCAATTACTCCGAGATCGGAAGTAATCTCTTGAGTGGTCTGAGCGACTCCCTAAGCATCGCAAAACAGCGGTCAAGCGAGACAGTGCAGCAGATCATTGACCAGGCATACAACAAGCAGGTAAAGGCAAGCGAAAAGGCCGAAGCAAAGCTGCAGAAAAGAATAGATAAGCTTGGCAACAAAAAGGAAAATAAGAAAAAGAAAGCCAAGCTTAAACAGGAGTTAAAGGATCTTAAAGCTGCGAATGCAAAGAAGGAGAAGCAGCTAAAAGAGGCCGGAGAAAAGGCCGCAAACGCCTATAATACCGCCTTTGAGAAAGAAGCGGACCGCCTGACCAAGATTGCCGAGGAGAAGATCCAGGAGCTTTCAGAGAAGTACCAGGAACAGTACAACGAGATCAAGAGCCTGCGGGACAATCTTACAAGCAAGCAACAGAGTTACGGCAGTCTTTATGATCTGGACCAGAACCTCTATGACATAGAAGACTACCAGAAACGCCTGAAAGCCTTGGAAAACAAAATTCCTGATTCCATGATGCAGCGTATCCTTGGCATGGATGTGGAAGAAGGGCGACAGTATATGGCCTGGTTCCAGTCCCTTACGGCGGCAGAGCAGAAAGCTTATACGGACAAGTGGAACAAACAGCAATCCATGGCAGAAAGCTTTTCAGAGTCCTTCTTTAAAGACGACTTTGAGAAGATTAATAAGGAATATCAAGCAGCAATAAAAAAAGAAACAGATAATCTGAATGCCGAGATGAAAAAGGCCGGGGCTAACGTTGCTAAAGGTTTGGCAGCTGGAATAACCGGAGAAACCCGGAATCTGAGCAAAGCCATGAAAAAGCTTTGCAAAGATATTGTAAAAGCCGCAAAAAAAGAACTGAAAATAAAATCCCCATCTCGTGTATTCGCCCAGATCGGAAAGTTTACGATCCAGGGAGCGGAAAAGGGGCAGGAGAAAGAGGCACCGAGACTGTATCGGCAGGTTGAAACTGTTGCGGATACCATGGCGGCACGTTTTGCAAAAGCAAAGCTAAATATACCGGAGTTGCAAAGTCGGATGCAGACAGCGGTATCAAAGCAGATGGGAAAGATCACAGCCAGTGTGCAGCCACAGGTTGTTTATGCCGGAGGAGGTACAACGACAATAGAGAAGACGGTATACACAGGGCCAGAAAAGATAGAAGTTGTAACAAACATAGAGGGCCGAGAGGCGGCAAGGACGCTGGCCCCATTTATGGATAGCCGATTGAACAGCATGGCAGATAGAAAAGCAAGAGGAGGCGTGTAA
- a CDS encoding bacteriophage Gp15 family protein: MNILTDQLPETVLVAGQEHKINTDFRVSIRFEEMIQDKNITEEQRFFVEDILNIPEFDGDEKKARLLAKYNSGLVLYYPEIPEDLDGAISQMLWFYQCGKTEEQKQSGKGKKQDQIYSFTHDADYIYAAFMEQYGIDLNAVELHWWKFSAMFAGLKEDCLISKVMGYRAADTAGMDKEQKKFYKKMKEIYKLPENVSEEDRMLEEEVTQALLSGGDLSNIL; encoded by the coding sequence ATGAATATTCTGACGGATCAGCTGCCGGAAACCGTTCTGGTGGCTGGTCAGGAACATAAGATCAATACAGACTTCCGAGTGTCGATCCGTTTTGAGGAGATGATACAGGATAAAAACATCACGGAAGAACAGCGGTTTTTTGTGGAAGATATTCTGAATATCCCGGAGTTTGATGGAGACGAGAAAAAAGCCAGGCTGCTTGCGAAATACAATAGCGGCCTGGTTTTGTATTATCCAGAGATACCGGAGGACCTTGACGGAGCCATTTCACAAATGTTGTGGTTTTATCAGTGCGGGAAAACAGAAGAACAGAAGCAGTCCGGAAAAGGAAAGAAACAGGATCAGATTTATAGCTTTACTCATGATGCGGATTATATCTATGCTGCATTTATGGAACAGTACGGCATAGATCTGAACGCTGTCGAATTGCACTGGTGGAAGTTCTCGGCCATGTTCGCCGGATTAAAAGAAGACTGCTTAATATCGAAAGTGATGGGATACCGGGCAGCAGATACCGCAGGTATGGATAAGGAACAGAAAAAGTTCTATAAGAAGATGAAAGAAATATATAAGCTACCGGAGAATGTGTCCGAAGAAGACAGGATGTTGGAAGAAGAGGTTACGCAGGCCCTTTTGAGCGGTGGGGACCTAAGCAATATTTTATAA
- a CDS encoding DUF6508 domain-containing protein, whose protein sequence is MYESLIKYLPLLSSDGIGDWVIDKENDGTSEHPIQMPYVNYSKMVHQFIDDLYSFIDKHPEMKLNHYSDILNENGIKWESKSMTDALVDDLDGKCVMALLVGAVRAERFCDGALLSLFKDGTIAKWLKRLNELN, encoded by the coding sequence GTGTATGAGAGTTTAATAAAGTACTTACCGTTGTTATCAAGTGATGGTATAGGTGACTGGGTAATTGATAAAGAAAATGATGGAACATCTGAGCATCCTATCCAAATGCCATATGTGAATTACTCAAAAATGGTGCATCAGTTTATTGACGATCTTTATTCATTTATTGATAAGCATCCAGAAATGAAATTGAATCATTATTCAGATATTCTTAATGAGAATGGAATCAAATGGGAATCAAAATCTATGACTGATGCATTAGTAGATGATTTGGATGGAAAATGTGTAATGGCATTACTTGTAGGAGCTGTAAGAGCAGAAAGATTTTGTGACGGTGCTTTATTATCTCTTTTTAAAGACGGAACTATTGCAAAATGGCTCAAAAGACTAAATGAACTTAATTAA
- a CDS encoding DUF262 domain-containing protein yields MAYESPLTIAEVVRDISANKYVLPSIQREFVWNTSQIERLFDSVMQDYPFGAFLFWELDREQNTLYEFYSFLQNYHEKNARHNPKVNLTGNDNVMAVLDGQQRLTSIFIGLKGTYAYKMPFKQWKNESAFPERKLYLNIVEPADSETDKYEFSFLTAEEVENDNSHYWFEVGDILNMTELGDVMDFLMQNIAFSGIYTKEQSVFANATLSQLFKVIHTQPSISYYKVRSNELDKVLQIFIRVNSGGTVLSYSDLLLSIATAQWETLDARKEITEFVDYINAIGSGFNVNKDFILKAALVLTGFSNIAFKVDNFNKQNMLMIEQNWHTIKTSITQAFLLVSSFGFSRDSLKSNNAVIPIAYYLMTIGNPNNFEVSSTTVSNRKKIKKWLTMSLIKRTFSGQPDNVLRPLREIIKSNGNKEFPLDEIINKLRGTSKTIVFTDDDIENLLELQYGRADTLMVLMMLYPSLDYNNKFHIDHIYPKSKFTRTALGKRDVPTNQIDEYINQVNDLSNLQMLAAIPNIEKQDKDFSDWFESNYLTDTDKIQYRKINYLPEMDYTYGNFIKFMEERKKLLRKQLETELL; encoded by the coding sequence ATGGCTTATGAGTCACCATTAACTATAGCAGAGGTTGTAAGGGATATATCAGCTAATAAGTATGTACTCCCATCGATTCAAAGAGAATTTGTATGGAATACTTCACAGATAGAGAGACTTTTTGATAGTGTAATGCAAGATTATCCGTTTGGTGCATTCTTGTTTTGGGAACTTGATAGAGAACAGAATACTCTTTATGAATTTTACTCTTTTTTACAAAATTATCATGAAAAAAATGCTAGACATAATCCAAAAGTGAATCTTACAGGAAACGATAATGTGATGGCGGTTTTAGATGGACAACAGAGGCTGACATCTATATTTATTGGATTAAAAGGCACATATGCATATAAAATGCCATTCAAACAATGGAAAAATGAATCTGCATTTCCGGAAAGAAAACTGTATTTAAATATAGTGGAACCTGCAGACAGTGAAACAGATAAATATGAATTTTCATTTCTTACAGCAGAAGAAGTGGAGAATGACAATAGTCACTATTGGTTTGAAGTAGGAGATATTCTAAATATGACCGAATTAGGTGATGTCATGGATTTCCTTATGCAAAATATTGCATTTTCAGGTATTTATACAAAGGAACAGAGTGTTTTTGCAAATGCCACATTGTCGCAGCTATTTAAGGTAATACATACACAACCAAGTATCAGCTATTATAAGGTTAGATCTAATGAGTTGGATAAAGTACTCCAAATTTTTATACGAGTAAATAGTGGTGGCACAGTGCTTAGTTATTCTGATCTTTTGTTATCCATTGCTACTGCACAGTGGGAAACTTTAGATGCCAGAAAAGAAATTACAGAGTTTGTTGATTATATTAACGCTATTGGTTCAGGGTTCAATGTAAATAAGGATTTTATTTTGAAAGCAGCGTTAGTTCTTACCGGATTCAGTAATATTGCATTCAAGGTAGACAACTTTAACAAGCAGAACATGCTCATGATAGAGCAGAATTGGCATACAATTAAGACATCAATCACTCAAGCATTTCTGCTTGTATCAAGTTTTGGATTTTCAAGAGATAGTTTGAAATCCAATAATGCGGTTATTCCAATTGCATACTACCTTATGACGATAGGTAATCCAAATAATTTTGAGGTTTCATCAACAACTGTAAGCAATAGAAAGAAAATAAAGAAATGGCTCACAATGTCCTTAATAAAACGAACCTTCAGTGGTCAACCAGATAATGTTCTTAGACCTTTGCGTGAAATTATAAAATCAAATGGAAACAAAGAATTCCCACTGGATGAGATTATTAACAAGCTGAGGGGAACAAGTAAAACTATTGTATTTACGGATGATGATATTGAAAACTTGTTAGAACTTCAATATGGAAGAGCAGATACCTTGATGGTTTTGATGATGTTATATCCTTCTTTGGATTACAATAATAAGTTTCATATTGATCATATATATCCAAAGAGTAAATTTACAAGAACAGCTCTAGGGAAAAGAGATGTGCCAACTAATCAAATTGATGAATATATAAATCAAGTAAATGATTTAAGTAATCTTCAGATGCTTGCAGCCATTCCGAATATAGAAAAACAAGATAAAGATTTTTCTGACTGGTTTGAATCCAATTACCTAACTGATACAGATAAAATCCAATATAGAAAAATAAATTATCTGCCGGAGATGGATTATACTTACGGAAACTTCATTAAGTTTATGGAAGAGAGAAAAAAATTATTGAGGAAACAATTGGAAACAGAATTGCTTTAA
- a CDS encoding helix-turn-helix domain-containing protein: MLKNNIEVDVKVKCIENGITQAQLAEKSDTSSPYVNRIIKKNDGVVNKTFIRMMEELGYDVELTYVRKKEE, encoded by the coding sequence ATGCTAAAGAACAATATAGAAGTAGATGTAAAAGTTAAATGTATAGAAAACGGAATTACACAGGCTCAGCTTGCAGAGAAATCCGATACATCAAGTCCATATGTTAATCGAATTATCAAAAAGAATGATGGTGTTGTTAACAAGACATTCATTCGTATGATGGAAGAACTTGGATATGATGTTGAGCTTACTTATGTGAGGAAAAAGGAGGAATAA
- a CDS encoding recombinase family protein, whose protein sequence is MAKRKVTQIPATINKFTAKPVDSKKKRKVAGYARVSTDHEDQTTSYVAQVDYYTNYIKGRDDWEFAGLYSDEGISATNTKHRDGFNTMIADALAGKIDLIITKSVSRFARNTVDSLSTIRKLKEHNIECYFEKENIWTFDSKGELLLTIMSSLAQEESRSISENVTWGHRKRFADGKVSFAYSRFLGYDKAPDGSLVINEEQAQTVKLIYKLFLDGLTMHSIANELTKRGLKTPASKDNWSQSTVRSILTNEKYKGDALLQKSYTVDFLTKKTKTNEGEVPQYYVENNHPAIIEPELFDLVQAEIQRRGKGSTRYSGVSIFSSKVQCAECGGWYGSKVWHSNDKYRRIIYQCNNKFRHKTGCSTPHLTEFEIKEYFVKAMNQLITEKAEILDNLQLIRTTLCDKADLVKKKESLEEEIAIAVEMTQNIVAENARVAQNQDEYNKKYNSLVERYNKLKEEYDTVCTTISEKDAKYEQMGRFITVLNGQSELITEFDEALWSSLVEKIVVKSKEEVTVVFKDGTEIKVE, encoded by the coding sequence TTGGCGAAAAGAAAAGTAACGCAAATACCTGCAACCATCAATAAATTTACTGCCAAGCCTGTGGACAGTAAGAAAAAACGAAAGGTTGCAGGATATGCCCGTGTAAGTACAGACCATGAGGATCAAACTACAAGTTATGTTGCACAGGTAGACTATTATACAAATTATATAAAAGGCAGAGATGATTGGGAATTTGCTGGACTATATTCTGATGAAGGAATCAGTGCAACAAATACGAAGCATAGAGATGGCTTCAATACTATGATTGCTGATGCGCTTGCCGGAAAGATTGACCTTATTATTACAAAGTCAGTCAGCCGATTTGCAAGAAATACTGTTGATTCCCTTTCTACCATCAGAAAACTAAAAGAACACAATATTGAATGCTACTTTGAAAAAGAGAACATATGGACGTTTGACAGCAAGGGAGAACTACTACTTACCATTATGAGTTCTCTTGCACAGGAAGAAAGTAGATCCATTTCGGAGAATGTCACATGGGGACACAGAAAGCGTTTTGCAGATGGAAAAGTCAGCTTTGCCTACAGCAGATTTCTCGGCTATGATAAAGCCCCAGATGGCAGTCTTGTAATCAATGAGGAACAGGCACAAACGGTAAAACTGATTTATAAGCTATTCTTAGATGGACTTACAATGCATTCCATAGCAAATGAATTGACAAAGAGAGGATTGAAAACTCCTGCAAGTAAAGATAACTGGAGCCAGTCAACAGTTCGCAGTATTCTAACTAACGAAAAGTATAAGGGTGATGCACTTTTGCAGAAGTCGTACACAGTGGACTTTCTTACGAAAAAGACTAAAACCAATGAGGGTGAAGTCCCACAGTATTATGTAGAAAACAATCATCCGGCAATTATTGAACCGGAGTTATTCGACTTAGTACAAGCTGAAATTCAGCGAAGAGGCAAAGGAAGTACAAGGTACAGCGGAGTGTCAATCTTTTCTTCCAAGGTGCAGTGTGCTGAGTGTGGTGGTTGGTATGGCAGCAAGGTTTGGCATTCTAACGATAAATACAGGAGAATTATTTATCAGTGCAATAACAAGTTCAGGCACAAGACCGGATGCTCAACTCCACATTTGACGGAGTTTGAAATCAAAGAATATTTTGTAAAGGCGATGAATCAGCTTATTACAGAAAAAGCAGAAATCCTTGATAATCTTCAACTGATACGAACTACACTTTGTGACAAGGCAGACCTTGTTAAAAAGAAAGAATCCTTGGAAGAAGAGATAGCTATTGCGGTGGAAATGACGCAGAATATTGTAGCGGAGAATGCGAGAGTGGCTCAGAACCAGGACGAGTACAACAAAAAGTATAATTCCTTGGTAGAGCGATACAATAAGCTAAAAGAAGAATACGATACTGTCTGTACTACAATATCTGAAAAAGATGCTAAGTACGAGCAGATGGGTAGATTCATCACAGTTCTCAACGGACAATCGGAACTGATAACCGAATTTGACGAGGCACTTTGGAGCAGCCTTGTGGAAAAGATTGTCGTAAAAAGCAAGGAAGAAGTAACAGTAGTTTTCAAGGACGGGACAGAAATTAAAGTTGAATAA